A genomic stretch from Shewanella woodyi ATCC 51908 includes:
- the smpB gene encoding SsrA-binding protein SmpB gives MAKKNAKKSKNSSASIARNKRATFDYKFEEKMEAGLSLMGWEVKSIRMGKVNLSESYVFMREGEAFLFGCTIAPLNTASTHVVCDPMRSRKLLLKRKELDKLQGLVDRKGYSIVPISMYWQKGAWVKIEIGLGKGKKEHDKRDDTKDREWQIEKARTMKKAVQQ, from the coding sequence ATGGCTAAGAAAAATGCAAAAAAATCAAAAAACTCCTCCGCATCTATCGCACGTAATAAACGCGCGACATTCGACTACAAGTTCGAAGAGAAGATGGAAGCAGGTCTATCCCTAATGGGATGGGAAGTTAAGTCTATTCGTATGGGCAAGGTCAACTTGTCTGAAAGCTATGTATTTATGAGAGAGGGCGAAGCCTTCCTTTTCGGATGTACCATAGCCCCACTGAATACCGCGTCCACCCATGTTGTTTGTGATCCTATGCGTTCACGCAAACTACTACTCAAACGCAAAGAGTTAGATAAGCTACAAGGACTGGTTGACCGTAAAGGCTACTCTATTGTCCCTATCTCGATGTATTGGCAAAAAGGTGCATGGGTAAAAATAGAGATAGGTCTTGGTAAAGGTAAGAAAGAGCACGATAAGCGTGATGATACCAAAGACCGAGAGTGGCAGATCGAAAAAGCCCGAACCATGAAAAAAGCGGTTCAGCAGTAG
- a CDS encoding ubiquinone-binding protein → MPQISRSVLVRFSAMQMYEIVNDVESYKEFLPGCVGGKVLEFDGSTMLASVDVSKAGISKTFTTRNQIVPGKSIQLALENGPFKHLIGEWRFTELTEDACKIDFELNFEFSSSLVDMAFGKIFNDLMTSMVTAFTGRAKVIYSEQ, encoded by the coding sequence ATGCCCCAGATATCCCGCAGTGTGTTAGTACGCTTTAGTGCAATGCAGATGTATGAAATAGTCAACGATGTAGAGTCCTACAAAGAGTTTTTACCAGGCTGTGTAGGTGGGAAAGTGTTAGAGTTTGATGGAAGCACTATGCTTGCATCTGTGGATGTATCTAAAGCTGGGATCAGCAAAACCTTTACCACTAGAAATCAGATTGTGCCTGGTAAGAGTATTCAGTTGGCCCTTGAAAATGGCCCTTTTAAACATCTTATTGGTGAGTGGCGCTTTACTGAGTTAACCGAAGATGCCTGTAAAATTGATTTCGAACTCAATTTCGAATTTTCCAGCAGCTTAGTTGATATGGCTTTCGGTAAAATATTTAATGACCTTATGACCTCTATGGTAACGGCTTTTACTGGCCGAGCAAAAGTTATCTATAGTGAGCAATAG
- a CDS encoding RnfH family protein: MNIEQENFSVEVIYALPTQQKRVQVKVAPGTTCIEAVELSEMVNFFPEIDLEKVKLGIFSRLVKHSEVLVPGQRVEIYRPLIADPKDVRRKRAEKAKDEGRINKITGAKI; encoded by the coding sequence ATGAATATAGAGCAAGAGAATTTTTCAGTTGAAGTGATCTATGCTTTGCCTACTCAGCAAAAACGAGTTCAGGTTAAAGTGGCACCGGGGACGACCTGTATTGAAGCTGTTGAGCTGAGCGAGATGGTTAATTTTTTTCCGGAAATTGATCTTGAAAAGGTAAAACTTGGGATTTTTAGTCGCTTGGTGAAACATTCGGAAGTATTGGTTCCTGGACAGAGAGTAGAAATTTACCGGCCCTTGATAGCCGACCCTAAAGATGTACGTCGTAAGCGAGCTGAAAAAGCGAAAGATGAAGGGCGGATCAACAAGATCACAGGTGCAAAGATTTAA
- a CDS encoding outer membrane protein assembly factor BamE yields the protein MTIKKKSLTLLGAAALSLSMTGCGVFDWLIYKPDIPQGNYMETQQVEKLRVEMTKEQVEYILGRPVLRDSFADDTWYYVYHYKSGRDASITHKELIIHFDNDQLTKVVGDYELSEEFNTPLEQSRLPDAPLIEEVEQIDPLIPEQRPDAKPLVEENDPEAQASKKFE from the coding sequence ATGACAATTAAAAAGAAAAGTCTTACCCTTTTGGGCGCTGCTGCGCTCTCGTTATCCATGACTGGATGTGGTGTATTTGACTGGTTGATCTATAAACCAGATATCCCCCAGGGTAACTATATGGAGACTCAACAGGTAGAAAAACTACGTGTGGAAATGACCAAAGAGCAGGTTGAATATATTCTTGGGCGCCCAGTGCTACGAGATAGCTTCGCCGACGACACTTGGTACTATGTTTACCATTATAAAAGTGGTCGCGATGCCAGTATTACTCATAAAGAGCTGATCATCCATTTTGATAATGACCAGTTAACTAAAGTTGTTGGTGATTATGAATTATCAGAGGAGTTCAATACACCTCTGGAGCAGAGTCGACTCCCTGATGCACCGCTCATCGAAGAGGTAGAACAGATCGACCCTTTAATTCCCGAGCAGCGTCCTGACGCAAAGCCTCTTGTTGAAGAGAATGATCCCGAAGCTCAGGCCAGTAAAAAGTTCGAATAA
- a CDS encoding SAM-dependent methyltransferase has protein sequence MGMVAGKITIEDSCLSSGVREVNGSLVCVGTGLNLAGQISVLSKSYIENADVVFSLVPDGFAQRWLETLNNDVRSLQPFYAQGDEIKNRRDTYDQMVEAILEQVRAGKRVVCALYGHPGVFACVSHFAIAQALDEGYSAKMEPGISAEACLWADLGIDPGQSGHQSFEASQFMFYKHTPDPTTHLLLWQIGIAGEHTLTEFHTSSDRLQILVEQLNEWYPLEHEITIYEAPTLPIHQARVDKLLLRDLPFARLTSISTLLIPPSSKLEVNHAILGKLGITEVDLG, from the coding sequence ATGGGTATGGTAGCTGGTAAAATTACAATTGAGGATAGCTGCTTGTCATCTGGGGTTAGGGAAGTTAATGGAAGCTTAGTTTGCGTTGGTACCGGCTTAAATCTAGCTGGCCAGATAAGCGTGCTGAGTAAAAGTTATATAGAGAATGCTGATGTTGTTTTCTCTCTTGTGCCTGATGGCTTTGCTCAGCGCTGGTTAGAAACGCTTAATAATGATGTTCGCAGTCTACAACCATTTTATGCTCAGGGAGATGAGATAAAAAATCGTCGTGATACTTACGATCAGATGGTGGAGGCTATTTTGGAACAAGTGCGGGCAGGCAAGAGGGTCGTATGTGCCCTTTATGGTCATCCTGGTGTATTTGCCTGTGTTTCTCACTTTGCCATTGCACAAGCACTTGATGAAGGTTATAGCGCTAAAATGGAGCCAGGTATCTCTGCTGAAGCTTGTTTATGGGCTGATTTAGGCATAGATCCTGGTCAGTCTGGCCATCAAAGTTTCGAAGCTAGCCAATTTATGTTTTATAAACATACTCCAGATCCGACGACCCACCTGTTACTTTGGCAGATAGGCATAGCTGGTGAGCACACATTGACTGAGTTCCATACCTCATCGGATCGTTTGCAGATTTTAGTCGAGCAGTTAAATGAGTGGTATCCACTGGAGCATGAAATTACTATTTATGAAGCGCCAACTTTACCGATACACCAAGCTAGGGTGGATAAGCTGCTCTTAAGAGACTTACCTTTTGCACGTCTTACATCAATTAGTACTTTATTGATCCCCCCCTCTAGTAAGCTCGAGGTCAATCATGCCATATTGGGTAAGCTTGGGATAACTGAAGTGGATTTAGGCTAA
- a CDS encoding GGDEF domain-containing protein, translating into MNKKNGEGSLVFLVAKTILLCNLIFSHKLLRSFRSKHVGLNKSIFLFLYVINFSGGVVAESFDEASLNDKLVTLELKRTQSPQFVSDSLKDIKKLINKMSLEQRYRYVLLQAHSYGIAGKPNDAFQLLNQQLKNEFPIHLKHYKARTLSLLANSYSHYNYFSDALKTLHQLLPLLSEVNDIESEVIGYRLAIELFGELRMRNEALSYANVLYSKFDEIVSPRHKCFVAFNYAESFLGVYGSSPSLWSKVESLYANAYELCNTANEKMIMAVSALGQSNMLIKRRAFLEARELAKHGLDLSISIPYPHDIAEGYLTLARIDISESLYQAGLVELKKALDISLTLGDSKLLSKVYKPLAKLSEELGESEKALEYLKLYQQHHEKILGEIQSKIIAFETTKLDYLEKERQIRYLNKDRELYTAKAELTESQRNNERMMFLLICGSLVVLTLFAINMTLQKRKYMRLAQFDALTGIFNRGTGQNLAENRYIKDSMSGIDFSVVLFDLDRFKSVNDNYGHAMGDWVLKKVCEVVSKECRSSDIFTRFGGEEFVLFMPNTSESVAREVAVKCKARILAIDTRYSGHEFTISASFGVATSTEKDLSLDPILQRADIAMYQSKEQGRERD; encoded by the coding sequence ATGAATAAGAAAAATGGGGAGGGTTCTCTTGTATTTTTGGTTGCCAAAACCATTCTTTTATGCAATTTGATTTTTTCTCACAAGCTGCTGAGAAGCTTTAGAAGTAAACATGTTGGATTAAATAAATCAATTTTTTTATTTCTATATGTAATTAATTTTTCTGGAGGAGTTGTGGCGGAATCATTTGATGAAGCATCATTGAATGATAAGCTTGTTACACTTGAATTAAAGCGGACGCAATCTCCTCAATTTGTATCTGATTCATTAAAAGATATAAAAAAGTTAATTAACAAAATGAGCTTAGAGCAGCGATATCGTTACGTTCTTCTTCAAGCGCATTCGTACGGCATTGCTGGTAAACCTAATGATGCATTCCAACTCTTAAATCAACAGCTGAAAAATGAATTCCCCATTCATCTTAAACATTATAAAGCTCGTACTTTATCTTTACTCGCAAACAGTTACTCGCACTACAATTATTTTTCTGATGCGTTAAAAACTCTTCATCAACTGCTTCCTTTATTAAGTGAAGTAAATGATATTGAAAGTGAAGTTATTGGCTATCGTTTGGCAATAGAGCTATTTGGTGAATTAAGAATGAGAAATGAAGCTTTGTCATATGCGAATGTTCTTTATAGTAAATTCGATGAAATTGTATCTCCACGACATAAATGCTTTGTGGCATTTAATTATGCGGAGAGCTTTTTGGGAGTTTATGGTTCTTCACCCAGTTTGTGGTCCAAAGTCGAGAGTTTATATGCGAATGCATATGAATTATGTAACACTGCCAATGAGAAAATGATAATGGCAGTGTCGGCTTTAGGGCAGTCAAATATGCTAATCAAAAGAAGAGCTTTTTTAGAAGCAAGAGAGTTGGCTAAGCATGGATTAGATTTGTCGATATCAATACCTTATCCACACGATATTGCAGAAGGGTATCTGACGCTAGCTCGAATTGATATTTCAGAAAGCTTGTATCAGGCTGGGCTCGTAGAACTTAAAAAAGCTTTAGATATCTCTTTAACACTTGGTGATAGTAAATTGCTTTCTAAAGTGTATAAGCCACTTGCTAAATTGAGCGAAGAACTTGGTGAGAGTGAGAAAGCATTAGAGTACCTAAAGCTTTACCAGCAGCATCATGAGAAAATATTAGGCGAAATTCAAAGTAAAATCATTGCTTTCGAGACGACAAAGCTTGATTACCTAGAGAAGGAACGACAGATCCGTTACCTTAATAAAGACCGTGAGCTTTATACCGCAAAAGCTGAACTAACCGAATCTCAGCGCAATAATGAACGAATGATGTTTCTGCTTATCTGTGGCAGCTTAGTGGTATTGACCCTGTTCGCTATTAATATGACCCTACAGAAGCGTAAATATATGAGGTTAGCCCAATTTGATGCGTTAACTGGCATATTTAATCGAGGGACTGGACAGAATTTAGCTGAAAACAGATATATTAAAGACTCTATGTCGGGGATAGATTTTAGTGTGGTCTTGTTTGATCTGGATCGCTTTAAGAGTGTAAATGATAACTACGGTCATGCAATGGGAGACTGGGTACTTAAGAAAGTCTGCGAAGTGGTCAGCAAAGAGTGCCGCAGTAGTGATATATTTACCCGTTTTGGTGGTGAAGAGTTTGTTCTCTTTATGCCGAACACCAGTGAAAGTGTGGCAAGAGAGGTCGCGGTAAAGTGTAAAGCTCGGATTTTGGCGATTGATACTCGATATTCGGGTCATGAGTTTACCATTAGTGCCAGTTTCGGCGTTGCAACCAGTACAGAGAAAGATTTAAGTCTCGACCCTATATTGCAACGTGCTGATATCGCAATGTATCAATCTAAAGAGCAAGGCAGAGAGCGGGATTAA
- a CDS encoding tetratricopeptide repeat-containing diguanylate cyclase has translation MPNIVLKNSMTFDISFRYSMRLKPGEFVRQYWPLLVAFLGRNLHKLFNFSLIVWVVCPASVMADYSTHTAHHNSQINRETIDESLSSLELIRSQSPEVVSNQLLTLSPKFDVMNREQQYRFTLLQSHSYALSGDYLGASGPLITQLAKPFSEKNAKYRISMMTLLTNIYSHFDYYADALKTLHQLLPLLADVDDIEAKVHGYIVAAGIFGKIELHEEALKYSRALFSKIDKMKSARNQCFALYSYVDSIHVAYGDDEARFLQIQSLYGDLYRYCAIANEKMIMSSSLLGQAKILFYLKDFNNARKKIDEAITLSTEIPYLLDIARAYILLSEIERAENNNKLALIYINNALEAALKVKEEEVILLVYKSLSEINEKLGMTDKALVHLKLHQQYREKILDRNHNAVIAFETTKLDYLEKEHQIRYLNKDRELYTAKAELAESQRNNERMMLILICGCLVVLTLFAINMTLQKRKYMRLAQFDVLTGIFNRGTGQNLAENRYIKDSMSGTDFSVILFDLDDFKRVNNNYGHAMGDWVLKKVCEVVNKECRSSDIFTRFGGEEFAIFMPNTSESVAREVAEKCKARVLAIDTRYSGHEFTISARFGISTSTEKDLSLDPILQRADIAMYQSKQQARERVSVYTPE, from the coding sequence ATGCCCAATATTGTGCTCAAAAATAGTATGACTTTTGATATCTCGTTTCGTTATAGCATGCGGTTAAAGCCAGGGGAGTTTGTAAGACAATATTGGCCATTGTTAGTCGCTTTTTTAGGCCGTAATCTTCATAAACTTTTTAATTTTAGTTTGATTGTATGGGTAGTTTGTCCAGCTAGTGTGATGGCTGATTACTCTACACACACTGCTCATCATAATAGTCAAATCAATAGAGAAACTATAGATGAGTCGCTAAGTTCATTAGAGCTAATTCGTTCTCAGTCTCCTGAGGTTGTTTCAAATCAGTTATTAACTCTCTCACCAAAGTTTGATGTGATGAACCGGGAGCAGCAATACCGCTTTACTCTGCTCCAGTCCCACTCATATGCATTATCTGGAGATTACTTGGGAGCCTCTGGTCCCTTAATTACACAGCTAGCAAAGCCATTTAGTGAGAAAAATGCAAAATATCGTATAAGTATGATGACTTTACTGACTAATATTTATTCTCACTTCGATTATTATGCTGATGCTTTGAAAACGTTACATCAATTATTGCCTCTTCTAGCCGATGTTGATGACATAGAGGCGAAAGTTCATGGATATATTGTCGCTGCTGGAATATTTGGGAAAATAGAGCTACATGAGGAAGCGCTCAAATATAGCCGAGCACTATTTTCAAAAATTGATAAGATGAAATCGGCAAGAAACCAGTGTTTTGCCTTGTATAGTTATGTCGACAGTATTCATGTTGCTTACGGTGATGATGAAGCTAGATTTTTACAAATACAATCTCTTTATGGCGATCTTTATAGGTATTGTGCTATCGCTAATGAGAAGATGATCATGAGTTCTTCCCTATTAGGTCAAGCGAAGATTTTGTTTTATTTAAAAGATTTCAATAATGCTAGAAAGAAAATAGATGAAGCGATCACACTATCAACAGAGATCCCTTATTTACTAGATATCGCAAGAGCTTATATATTATTATCGGAAATAGAGAGAGCTGAAAACAATAATAAGCTGGCTTTAATCTATATTAATAATGCATTAGAGGCAGCTTTGAAAGTAAAGGAAGAGGAGGTGATTTTATTAGTCTATAAGTCACTTTCTGAGATTAATGAAAAACTGGGAATGACAGATAAAGCTTTGGTACACCTAAAGCTTCACCAGCAATACCGTGAGAAAATATTAGACAGAAACCATAACGCAGTCATTGCTTTTGAGACGACAAAGCTTGATTACCTAGAGAAAGAGCATCAGATACGTTACCTCAATAAAGACCGTGAGCTTTATACCGCAAAAGCCGAACTAGCTGAATCCCAACGCAATAACGAACGTATGATGCTTATTCTGATCTGTGGCTGCTTAGTGGTATTGACCCTGTTTGCTATTAATATGACGCTACAGAAACGTAAATATATGAGGCTAGCGCAATTTGATGTATTAACTGGCATCTTTAATCGAGGAACTGGACAGAACTTAGCTGAAAACAGATATATTAAAGACTCTATGTCGGGCACAGATTTTAGTGTAATTTTGTTTGATCTGGACGATTTCAAGAGGGTGAATAATAACTATGGTCATGCAATGGGAGACTGGGTGCTTAAGAAGGTCTGTGAAGTGGTCAATAAAGAGTGCCGCAGTAGTGATATATTTACCCGTTTTGGTGGTGAAGAGTTTGCTATCTTTATGCCAAACACCAGTGAAAGTGTAGCAAGAGAGGTAGCCGAAAAATGTAAAGCACGGGTTTTGGCCATTGATACTCGCTATTCAGGCCATGAGTTTACCATTAGTGCCCGTTTCGGTATTTCAACTAGTACAGAAAAAGATTTAAGTCTCGACCCTATACTGCAACGTGCAGATATCGCCATGTATCAATCTAAACAGCAAGCTAGAGAGCGTGTCTCTGTTTATACTCCGGAATAA
- a CDS encoding HDOD domain-containing protein, with amino-acid sequence MKSTNQTLSHPKSKGIDYWTKRISDQEMPALCSTVKTLEKLEKDDVSSLSILGKSVIHDNALTSRILRVANSATYSKGNSQITTVSRATVMLGFDNIRSICITAKLLSSLLESDGLTPNVYQRLLKLMARAFQAAMLAKMMLREHEEELQEEVFIASLLYHLGESAFWSTGSEEAIALDTSISQCCDAKEEKTVIRENLGTSFNMLSQGIARAWGLGEVLQKALSSPDARTPEIRSIFLANEICEILSQSTPSPSELQHRLQQTATMLDIEVDELKGRMIRCSKATKKLAEAYGAKVLLEYLPNPKLLTKDLEVEKDKPALRVPNMAEQLKKLRALTDCAVTKADFNQVITITLEGILLGVGVDRCGVLLLSPNRKQLQPRIVLGDGAEQMKNEFIISLEQKKCLFSESIELKQSMFVDEPDSAKWRLYMDDDLKSKVSSKGFMLAPLIVEKKVIGMIYADRASSARSLGQPEFDNFTHFSNLANLCLTAALGH; translated from the coding sequence TTGAAATCGACCAACCAAACTTTATCTCATCCTAAATCGAAAGGAATCGATTATTGGACTAAACGGATTAGCGATCAAGAGATGCCAGCACTGTGCTCCACTGTTAAAACCTTGGAGAAGCTGGAGAAAGATGATGTGTCATCATTAAGTATCTTAGGAAAGAGCGTGATACATGATAACGCATTGACCTCTCGAATACTCAGAGTTGCTAATAGTGCGACCTACAGTAAAGGTAACAGTCAGATCACCACAGTGAGCAGGGCGACTGTGATGCTTGGTTTCGACAATATTCGCAGTATTTGCATCACGGCTAAGTTGCTAAGTAGTTTATTAGAGTCAGATGGTTTAACGCCTAATGTATATCAACGCCTATTAAAGCTGATGGCTCGTGCGTTTCAAGCAGCGATGTTAGCTAAGATGATGCTTAGGGAGCACGAAGAGGAGTTACAGGAGGAGGTATTTATCGCCTCTTTACTCTATCACCTTGGGGAGAGTGCTTTTTGGAGCACGGGTAGTGAGGAAGCGATAGCACTGGACACCTCTATCTCTCAATGTTGCGATGCTAAAGAGGAGAAGACTGTAATACGTGAAAATCTAGGTACCTCCTTTAATATGCTCTCACAAGGTATTGCTAGAGCCTGGGGGTTAGGCGAAGTGTTACAAAAAGCTCTTAGCAGCCCAGATGCGAGGACGCCAGAGATCCGCAGTATTTTTCTGGCCAATGAGATTTGTGAAATACTCTCTCAGTCTACTCCTTCACCCAGCGAGCTACAGCATAGGCTACAACAAACAGCGACCATGTTAGATATAGAGGTGGATGAACTTAAAGGGCGCATGATACGCTGCAGTAAGGCAACGAAAAAGCTTGCTGAAGCCTATGGCGCTAAAGTATTGCTTGAGTATCTCCCCAACCCAAAGCTATTGACCAAAGACCTTGAGGTTGAAAAAGATAAACCTGCGCTTCGAGTACCTAATATGGCTGAACAATTGAAAAAATTGCGAGCATTAACTGATTGTGCAGTGACTAAAGCCGACTTTAACCAAGTTATCACCATTACTTTGGAGGGAATACTCTTAGGAGTGGGGGTTGACCGTTGTGGCGTGTTGCTGTTGTCACCCAATCGTAAGCAGTTACAGCCTCGAATTGTACTTGGCGATGGGGCAGAGCAGATGAAAAATGAGTTCATCATCTCTCTTGAGCAGAAAAAGTGCCTATTTAGCGAAAGTATTGAGTTGAAGCAGTCTATGTTTGTTGATGAGCCTGATTCAGCTAAATGGCGTCTTTATATGGATGATGATCTTAAGAGTAAAGTCTCATCGAAGGGCTTTATGCTGGCTCCACTAATTGTTGAGAAGAAGGTGATTGGAATGATCTATGCCGACAGAGCTAGTTCAGCACGTAGCCTAGGCCAGCCAGAATTCGATAACTTCACCCACTTCTCTAATCTTGCTAATCTATGCCTTACTGCCGCTTTGGGACATTGA
- a CDS encoding nuclear transport factor 2 family protein, whose product MRANFKLSALKPFISALLIIAASINTAAFAKSTDHNAEQVLDKLHQAASDGDWDCYFSLYLPDAIFIGTDANEHWTMEKFQQYARPTKGWTYTLKSRKLNTMQKLDKVIVFDELLDSQSYGVSRGTGTLVLTDMGWKVAQYHLSFPIPNAIAKEITATIKLQ is encoded by the coding sequence ATGAGAGCTAACTTTAAACTGAGCGCACTAAAACCGTTCATTTCAGCACTACTCATCATTGCAGCATCAATTAACACGGCAGCGTTTGCCAAATCAACAGATCATAATGCTGAGCAGGTGCTGGATAAACTGCATCAAGCAGCAAGTGATGGTGACTGGGATTGTTATTTCTCGCTTTACCTTCCTGATGCTATCTTCATCGGCACCGATGCCAATGAGCATTGGACAATGGAGAAGTTTCAGCAATACGCTCGCCCAACTAAAGGCTGGACCTACACACTCAAAAGTAGAAAATTAAACACGATGCAAAAGCTGGATAAGGTCATTGTTTTTGATGAGCTTCTAGACAGCCAATCCTACGGTGTAAGTCGAGGAACTGGCACTTTGGTCTTAACTGATATGGGCTGGAAAGTGGCTCAGTACCACCTAAGTTTTCCTATTCCCAATGCGATAGCAAAAGAGATAACAGCCACTATCAAATTACAATGA
- a CDS encoding M90 family metallopeptidase, which yields MLAIVIVSLLALFSIFWIASRSWRIARHRASVTATPFPASWRIILKQRMPYFRSLPADLQLQLKDLIQVFIDEKEFIGCDGIVIDDEIRVTIAAQACLLLLNRKTDFYPKLKQILVYPSVFIVKNHELRSGGVVGDKKRLLSGESWENGKVVLSWQTTQDDAADPRDGSNVVIHEFAHQLDQEDGNANGAPILSSLDDYSSWSEVLSREFERLQYQAEQNTPSIFSYYGATNPAEFFAVITEVFFEQPQEFYQSHRELYTELSHFFKLDPINWH from the coding sequence ATGCTGGCAATCGTTATTGTTTCGCTATTGGCACTCTTCTCTATCTTCTGGATAGCTTCGCGCTCATGGCGAATCGCTAGACATAGAGCGAGCGTCACAGCTACGCCCTTCCCAGCTAGTTGGCGAATAATTCTTAAGCAACGTATGCCCTATTTCCGCTCCCTACCAGCAGACCTTCAACTACAACTAAAAGATTTAATACAGGTTTTTATCGATGAAAAGGAGTTTATCGGCTGTGACGGTATTGTGATTGATGATGAGATCCGCGTTACTATAGCCGCACAAGCTTGTTTATTACTGCTTAATCGTAAAACTGATTTTTATCCAAAACTGAAGCAGATATTAGTTTACCCTTCTGTTTTTATTGTGAAGAATCATGAACTCCGCAGCGGTGGAGTCGTAGGAGATAAGAAAAGACTACTCTCTGGGGAGTCTTGGGAAAATGGCAAAGTCGTGCTGTCATGGCAAACAACTCAAGATGATGCTGCAGACCCTCGCGATGGCAGCAACGTGGTGATACATGAATTTGCCCATCAGCTTGATCAAGAGGATGGTAACGCAAATGGTGCACCGATTTTAAGCTCCTTAGATGATTATTCAAGCTGGTCGGAAGTCCTGAGCAGAGAGTTTGAACGACTTCAATACCAAGCAGAGCAGAACACCCCTTCAATTTTCAGTTACTATGGTGCCACGAATCCCGCCGAGTTTTTTGCAGTCATTACAGAGGTGTTTTTCGAACAACCCCAAGAGTTCTACCAATCTCATCGAGAGCTCTATACAGAACTAAGTCATTTCTTTAAGCTGGATCCCATAAATTGGCATTAA